A single Candidatus Babeliales bacterium DNA region contains:
- a CDS encoding BamA/TamA family outer membrane protein, with protein MLRFVHAIVSLYICCLCLGVYAHQSSATFVFQDLESARTTITALFPVPVRLAGKIYEECGGVSKDELEYLIDLDPGDEITSDTVYKALTYLAKKTVFHSVNLSRYDRGDGTVDLIWRFNRAWTFRRLKILGVRRERDSYRQYYLLEPGEPFDAIKHRHSVEILRDALKKEGYLQAQVTPTLIRDYQAKSLDVHLKLHRGNVFRIRPVRVAVQQGSLAREEHAELTAAVASVAYHNLRDKRYTQDVLDKCGSKINALLLKRGFLQSSISLKEEIDFDTESVGLVVEIDPHTKREFVFFGNHFFSDTQLLDELLQFGQSIWLIPLTLLKEEIMRSYHKKGFWNCKVEAYEDYGTFFFVITEGPRARITSIAVHGIQVCDSSQIIARFFTPRLHGVPYDATEIQASLDALAQWYKTEGLWDMQVVHHECLCIHEDEYEVLIHIDEGKRRYLRSVTIPDYPELESKTLFISNTDEPMPFDAFLIARQRRWLLQYLQEHGYLYSDVSYELLSDVADSCVLDVVWHVIKQVDKVTFGKTVISGASSYAFAKVMRELEYKQGDTWNKDALSRSLTNLRSLGVFESAHLYPYDIGDPEPSKPLLLRLVDDDPFEVRLRAGVLGVSKNFSYRDGATYVCGGSFVYKNPFGDGGRLQFDGDVTRFERRITGWYEVPWFMNRRIKTRLKGYSNKYEQPLFIGSKDTLYTVGQHGVLWNACVSRNTMTGALTAGTEWMRTNELNTQVAEAIDFEPDLIDIMVPYLFIEPSLVMDALDNTLNPKRGSFTVISLKAMFPVRDDVSYFVRMLLEQSFFRSIGPIVAGMRIRMGHIFNQVFSQIMPTERFYLGGAYSLRGYQPDFAPPLGTYCRDGQVEFAPQGGKSMLNINAELRFPVYGNIGGTVFQDAGVLVGDSLEHAHDEAVAATGIGIRYDTPIGPFRLDVGLRWRSKVEDLFKVAERDVARTTWFFTLGNAF; from the coding sequence GACTTGCTGGTAAAATATATGAAGAATGTGGTGGTGTCTCAAAAGATGAACTTGAATATCTTATTGATCTTGATCCAGGAGATGAGATTACAAGTGACACTGTCTACAAGGCGTTGACGTACCTTGCTAAAAAAACAGTCTTTCATTCAGTGAATTTATCTCGGTATGATCGTGGTGATGGTACGGTTGATCTAATCTGGAGATTTAATCGTGCCTGGACATTTAGGCGTTTGAAGATTTTGGGAGTAAGACGTGAGCGAGATAGTTATCGACAATATTATCTTCTTGAGCCTGGAGAACCCTTTGACGCTATTAAGCATAGACATTCCGTTGAGATTCTCCGTGATGCTCTTAAAAAAGAAGGATACTTGCAAGCTCAAGTCACACCGACATTAATTCGCGATTATCAAGCAAAGTCGCTTGATGTACATCTAAAACTCCATCGTGGCAATGTGTTTCGTATTCGACCAGTAAGAGTTGCTGTGCAACAGGGTTCATTAGCCCGTGAAGAACATGCTGAGTTGACCGCAGCAGTAGCATCTGTGGCCTATCATAACTTGCGAGATAAACGGTATACCCAAGATGTTCTGGATAAGTGTGGAAGCAAGATTAATGCTTTGCTCTTAAAACGGGGGTTTTTACAGTCATCCATATCGCTTAAGGAGGAGATTGATTTTGATACAGAGTCGGTGGGGCTTGTGGTTGAAATTGATCCTCATACCAAACGTGAGTTTGTTTTTTTTGGCAACCACTTTTTTTCTGATACACAGTTGCTTGATGAGCTTCTGCAATTTGGTCAGTCAATCTGGTTGATTCCACTTACATTATTAAAAGAAGAGATCATGCGTTCGTATCATAAGAAGGGATTTTGGAATTGTAAGGTTGAAGCATATGAAGATTATGGCACATTCTTTTTTGTCATTACCGAAGGTCCACGTGCGCGCATAACATCCATTGCTGTTCATGGTATTCAGGTATGTGATTCGTCACAGATTATAGCCAGATTTTTTACGCCACGGCTTCATGGCGTGCCCTATGATGCCACAGAGATTCAAGCATCGTTAGATGCCCTCGCGCAGTGGTACAAAACAGAAGGGTTATGGGATATGCAGGTGGTGCATCATGAGTGTCTCTGTATACATGAAGACGAATATGAAGTGTTGATTCATATTGATGAAGGTAAACGCAGATATCTGCGCTCAGTTACTATTCCTGATTATCCTGAGCTGGAATCAAAAACCCTTTTTATTTCTAATACAGATGAGCCCATGCCATTTGATGCTTTTTTAATTGCGCGACAACGGCGGTGGTTGTTGCAGTACCTCCAGGAACATGGATATTTATATTCTGATGTTTCATACGAGTTATTATCTGATGTTGCGGATTCGTGTGTCTTGGATGTTGTGTGGCATGTGATCAAACAGGTTGACAAAGTAACATTTGGTAAAACCGTCATTTCAGGAGCAAGCTCGTATGCATTTGCCAAGGTTATGCGCGAGTTAGAGTATAAACAGGGTGATACGTGGAATAAGGATGCGCTCTCTCGATCATTAACGAATCTCAGATCGTTGGGTGTATTTGAGAGCGCGCATTTGTATCCATACGATATCGGTGACCCTGAGCCTTCAAAGCCATTGTTGCTTAGATTGGTTGATGATGATCCGTTTGAAGTGCGACTTAGGGCAGGTGTCCTTGGGGTATCGAAAAATTTTAGTTATCGTGATGGTGCGACGTATGTATGTGGTGGTTCTTTTGTCTATAAAAATCCATTCGGTGATGGTGGGCGACTTCAGTTTGATGGTGATGTAACACGATTTGAGCGTCGCATTACAGGCTGGTACGAAGTTCCATGGTTCATGAATCGCCGCATTAAGACGAGACTTAAAGGGTACTCAAATAAGTATGAACAGCCATTATTTATCGGTAGCAAAGATACGTTATACACGGTTGGACAGCATGGTGTTTTGTGGAACGCCTGTGTATCGCGAAATACAATGACAGGCGCACTAACCGCTGGCACAGAATGGATGAGAACCAATGAGCTCAATACGCAGGTAGCTGAAGCGATTGATTTTGAGCCAGATCTTATTGATATTATGGTTCCTTATCTTTTTATAGAGCCATCACTTGTGATGGATGCGCTTGATAACACGCTTAATCCTAAGCGAGGTTCATTTACTGTTATTTCATTGAAAGCGATGTTTCCCGTTCGTGATGATGTATCATATTTTGTGCGTATGTTACTAGAGCAATCGTTTTTTAGGTCGATTGGGCCGATCGTTGCGGGTATGCGTATTCGTATGGGACATATCTTTAATCAGGTTTTTTCTCAGATTATGCCCACCGAACGTTTTTATTTGGGGGGGGCATATTCATTGCGAGGGTATCAACCTGATTTTGCACCACCACTTGGTACGTACTGCCGAGATGGGCAGGTTGAGTTTGCGCCGCAGGGTGGTAAATCAATGCTCAACATCAATGCAGAATTGAGGTTTCCAGTTTACGGTAATATTGGAGGCACTGTGTTTCAAGATGCAGGGGTGCTTGTGGGGGATTCGCTTGAGCATGCTCACGATGAGGCCGTGGCCGCTACCGGTATTGGCATTCGTTATGATACGCCCATTGGACCATTCAGACTCGATGTTGGATTGAGGTGGCGTTCCAAGGTAGAGGACCTTTTTAAGGTTGCAGAGCGTGATGTCGCTCGAACCACATGGTTCTTCACGTTGGGTAACGCATTTTAA